Proteins from a single region of Gammaproteobacteria bacterium:
- a CDS encoding DoxX family protein → MDTLHRSIVTLVFLASGMAKLLALEFEVDAFARWGYPEGFMYFTGVLEVAGAVGIWIDKLKTLAAAGLAGLMLGAVATHAMFREWPMLLVALLIFVVTASYAWRHRSDFLSTDSDDSTDAH, encoded by the coding sequence TTGGATACCTTGCATCGCAGTATTGTCACCCTGGTTTTCCTGGCGTCGGGCATGGCCAAGTTGCTGGCGCTCGAGTTCGAGGTCGATGCATTTGCGCGCTGGGGTTACCCGGAGGGATTCATGTATTTCACCGGCGTGCTGGAAGTCGCTGGCGCCGTGGGTATCTGGATCGACAAGCTCAAGACCCTGGCCGCCGCCGGCCTTGCGGGCCTGATGCTGGGCGCAGTGGCGACGCATGCGATGTTCCGGGAATGGCCCATGCTATTGGTCGCCCTGCTGATCTTTGTCGTGACGGCCAGTTACGCATGGCGTCATCGCAGCGATTTCCTCTCCACCGATTCGGACGACAGCACCGACGCCCATTGA
- a CDS encoding TIGR01458 family HAD-type hydrolase: protein MPTDKPLDNPASIKGLLVDLSGVVHQGDAAVPGSRDALVRLRDAGLPVRFVSNTSRKTCDLLYRQLHELGFDIERDQLFTAPVAARQYYQQHAMPILALVHESLRPEFDALQLTDDPAEARAVLVGDAAEGFSYTAMNLAFRALQEGAELHAIARNRYFRDGDRLSLDAGAFVAALEYASGRTAQLFGKPATAFFEQAVASLGLAADDVLMVGDDVEADVNGALDAGLQAVLVRTGKYQAGDDDRNRGSCLADLQAVTHSLLD, encoded by the coding sequence CACCAGGGCGATGCCGCCGTACCCGGCTCGCGGGACGCACTGGTGCGACTTCGTGATGCGGGCCTGCCGGTCAGGTTCGTCAGCAACACCAGTCGCAAGACCTGCGACCTGCTATATCGGCAGTTGCATGAGCTGGGTTTCGATATCGAACGCGACCAGCTGTTCACTGCGCCTGTCGCTGCGCGACAGTACTACCAGCAACATGCCATGCCGATACTCGCGCTGGTCCACGAGTCCCTGCGGCCGGAATTCGATGCCCTGCAACTGACTGATGATCCCGCCGAGGCACGTGCGGTGCTGGTAGGCGATGCCGCCGAGGGTTTCAGTTACACCGCCATGAACCTTGCCTTTCGTGCACTGCAGGAAGGTGCCGAGTTGCATGCCATCGCGCGCAACCGCTATTTCCGCGACGGCGACCGTCTTTCGCTGGATGCCGGCGCTTTCGTGGCAGCACTGGAATACGCCAGTGGCCGCACGGCACAGCTGTTCGGCAAACCAGCGACGGCATTTTTCGAGCAGGCCGTCGCCTCGCTCGGCCTTGCGGCCGACGACGTGTTGATGGTCGGAGACGATGTGGAGGCCGACGTCAATGGCGCCCTCGACGCCGGGCTCCAGGCGGTGCTGGTTCGCACCGGCAAGTACCAGGCGGGCGATGACGACAGGAATCGTGGCAGCTGCCTGGCCGATTTGCAGGCGGTGACGCACAGCTTGCTGGACTGA